The genomic segment AATAAGCAATTGTAAGTTAAAAATTGGCCTTTATTTTAGGGCTCGGATGCTGAATCGATACTCTTTGAATCTTCTACCCCACCACCTCTTGCACGTAAATGTATGTAAtacttgaattaataatatacatttgttttatattaatgcttggaatttttgtaaaatcaaCTCTTATGTTACAGACGAATTGCCGTCATCTTCACCACACGTTTTGCCTCCAGCAAACGGAGCAGGAGGTTCACCTCCAGACACAGGTGGACAAATTTCCAATCCAGCAACGGATGCTCCAGCGCCTATACCACCTCCTGTGCCTGCGTCTGCACCAGTTCCAACAGCACCAAGTCCTCCCAGTCCTACTCTACCCCCTCACATATCCCAACCACCTGTAAgtaaatgtttctaatttaGAGTTTCGTTACTGTGAATGTTATACATTAGcttgaatatattttcagatgaCTAGTCCGTTGGCAGCAAACCCACGTGCAATAGCTCCGCAGCAGCGGCCAGCTTCCCCTGCTCTGCCACCTCCTTCCTTGCCCCAACAGCCTCATACAACAATACCTGCATTACATCCACCTAATGTACCCCTCGTTTCATCGAGTCACACAACTAGTCCCGCGGTAGCCAGTTTAGGCGTTACTCCAGCAGCACCATCGAACGGAGCTACAACTACTAGCTATCCACCATCGATACCCATGGCTGCTTATCCTCAGACCCAACCATCTTATCCACCTCTTTATACACCATACACCGCTCTAAATCACAGTCCATACCTCCCACCTGCGGTTCCATCTCCCTCCCATTCTGCTTCTTCACGAGCAGAAGTGGTAAGTTGTATATCCTTGCATTATACTTGAGAATTTAGTTTAGAAAGttggataaatattatatatatttatcgtcaTTATATCGATTGTTTTGATGGTAGTTGAATGAAGCGTTAATCCTgatcgttttcatttttagagAGGAAGTAGAGCTTCCCCATGTACTAACATAAGTAAACAACAACCTATAGGAAATAATACCACAAATCATAATACTCCTTTGAGTGCTGCCACCACAACATGTGTGTCTACTATAACTAATACAGTTACTACAGCAAATACCATTGCTCATAGAGACATGGTAGCCTGTAGTTTGACTGGAAGAAACAATAATTCGCCTCGTGGACATAGCCCAAATCGGGAAAGAGATAGTTATAGGTACAATCTTGTAATCATAAATATTCCTATTGttttttgtaacaaatatcttataataatGTTACTTATTATAGCAGTAATGTCAGTAGCCTAAGTCGAGGTAGCATAACGCCTGTAAGTGTGCCAAACACATCTTCTCCAGCCAATTCTAGTCTACCTGCTTACACCAAACCACAGGGATGGATTGGgtatgaatgaaattaaaaccTCTCCTATAATTCCTTTATCTATTACaagtatttttacaatttttatatattttcatatgtaaTTTACAGTAGCAGCACAACTTCACAATTGTCTCCGGCAACTGCAACATCAGTTCCAAGGCCAACACCTCCACCAGTACCACTTGGCATGCACACGTTTCCTCCGCCAATGTTCGCGGCACCCTTACCTCCTCCCGTATCCAGTTCCAGTCCACATACGTCACTGCCTTCACTGCCACCACCAACGACCAATCCTAATCCATTCTCTGCCGAGTCACTTTTTCAAACAAGTAAGTTTATAAgctatatttcaattttgtttggGATTCGAGtaacaaagagagaaagaaaaaaaaaagaaaaaaggtagaATAATAGTTTGAAACGAATGAGACACTAACCGAAACAAGGGGTGACTCATGTCGCAGGTCAGGCAGACCTGTTAAGGCGAGAGCTTGACAATAGATTCTTGGCATCCCAAGACAGAAACGTTGGAGTCGCAGTTGGGAATCTGGGTCCGCCTCCATATCTTAGGACGGAGATGCATCATCATCAACATCAGCATACTCACGTACATCAACACACCACACCTCTGCTTCCACCGACGGCCGCGACAACTTTGTTTCCGCCTCCTATAGTACGTGATATAGTTCCTCATATTTGTGTAAGAATAACATGTATCATTTACTATCATATTCATGCATTGTATCTCTTAGTTCAAGGACATCCCGAAATTGGGAGGTGTTGAATCTCCATTTTTTCGTGGAAATCTGAACCTTTCTAGTTATTCTGGCTTTAATACCGGTCTCTTACATCCTGGAATTGGTCCACCTTCAACACCTTTTGTACCTCCCAATCATTTGACATCATTTGCACCAAAGGTAATCTTTTTAATgaacataaattatacaattttatgtattacCCAATGTATTTACTAcaacttgtatatttattgcagAAAAGTGGAAAATGGAATGCAATGCATGTTCGTATCGCTTGGGAAATTTATCACCACCAACAAAAACAGCAAGCGGAAGCGAAGGCCGGAAGTGTCGTTAATACTAAAACAGAACTCTTGAGACCACCAGGTCATCTTTACCCAGGAGCCCCGGGAACTGGTCTTGGAATAGGAGCACCTTCAATGGCACCACCATTTCCCACTAATATACCACCAGCGCATCCTGCACCACCTCCACCTCATCCTGTCGGTTTTCTATCCACGCCAGCATCACATTTAGGTAATTTATTGTTGAtcaatatatgaaatattacttcTTACAAGTAAACTGAATTAATcgtatggaaattattttaggaACGGGAATGTCACCATTCGGAAGATATCCATCAACATTTGGTGCGCCGAATCCAAATTTCCCTGGTCTTTCTAGTTTTCCTCCCTCGAGGGAAATGCCACCATTGGGTGGTCTAGGTTCTGTACACGATCCATGGAGAGGGTATGTATCTAATTATTTACCTCTACaagaaaaatgtgtaaatcattaattattctttccaCTTTTTGTTTAGATTACAACGAGCCTCTACTGGATTTCCACCAACTACAGCGGTATCATGGAATTTAAAACCGGAACCACCTGCAATTGACAGACGAGCGGAACTCGAGGAACGAGAGCGAGAGCGGGAGCGCGAACGCGAACGCGAACGAGAACGTGAACGAGAACGCGAACGAGAACGCGAGCGTATAAGACgtgagaaggaaagagaacgGGAAGAGCAACGTGAAAGGGAGAGACGAGAGcgcgaaaaagaagaaaagagaaaacaacAGGAAGCTGccgaacgagaaagagaaaggagggaCAAAGAACGTCGAGAGATGGAAAGACGCGAGATGGAACGTGAAAGGTTACTTCATCAAAATCGGCAACACGTTGTTGTAGGTCGGGAACGATCACCTTTAAGAAACGGATCTGCAACTATAGAAAGTGGGGAAGTACGCGTGAAAGAAGAACCACGAAGTAAAGACGACGAAGTTGTGATGCTTCCAAGGCCACCGGGTCCTGGGCCTGGAGCAGTGTCCGCAACAGGACCTGGACCAAGTCCACTGCCTGAGACAAGGTATCATCACCCTCATCCTCATTCATACCTTGCAAGGCATCCGCATAGCATGCCTGCTCCGCATTCCATGCCACGAAGTATGCTGCCTGGTTTAAGCGCACATCCAATGCAGCATTTTCCACCTCCATCTGCGCCTACCGGTCAACCAGGAGGTCCTTGGCCTGGAGATCCTTTCCGAGATTATCGTTACGATCCTTTAcaacaattacgttataatccATTGATGGCTGCTGCTGCATTTcgagcagaagaagaagaaagggcTAAACTATACGCCGGGTATCCACCACCACCAGTAAATACTTTGAGAAGCAAGGATCCAAGCCCTGGTCCATTAAGTAATTTGCATATGCATCATAGAGCAGGACCTGGACCCGGGGTGCCAACACGACAACTAGAGCCCGCTTTGATGCACGCAGATATACATAAGAAGGAGGATGCTTCCCAATCTCGATGATATATCCTCCCCACGTCCTCAGCTTCTGCAAGTGAACGCACTAAAGGGTCAGCATTCTGAGCATTTCCGTAAAGTTTTCAGACCCCAGTGCTGATATTTTGCTAATGGAGAAGAGGcgttatttaaaagaaattgtacatagattatataatatttatagttattGACGAAGtgcgatgaaataaaaaacgtatagaacatttaaaaataacaaataaatgcATTCGTGCGGCTCGTAAAAAGATC from the Bombus pyrosoma isolate SC7728 linkage group LG11, ASM1482585v1, whole genome shotgun sequence genome contains:
- the LOC122572325 gene encoding autism susceptibility gene 2 protein homolog isoform X2, coding for MEIEAKQRNQRNRRRERAQRMLAQRESLASAKQQQQQQQQQTRQRPNDEEDSHSGEDEDPAAGLGLGLARTGHPRDSHSRPPRPPRPPRPRKKSSLAAANQKEPPFEEDIIDGFAILAFRTYEELESAIKLAGKNNVKKLHTLLSIVEEKPKVDIGQNNRHNEHHIKNHFKHNHYTHNSILTPSTINQGLDAGTSDDSGRASEQLHGPGIPRDCQDADSSRDHLSDASSHCSSGKGYICDSEGEDDKGSDAESILFESSTPPPLARKYELPSSSPHVLPPANGAGGSPPDTGGQISNPATDAPAPIPPPVPASAPVPTAPSPPSPTLPPHISQPPMTSPLAANPRAIAPQQRPASPALPPPSLPQQPHTTIPALHPPNVPLVSSSHTTSPAVASLGVTPAAPSNGATTTSYPPSIPMAAYPQTQPSYPPLYTPYTALNHSPYLPPAVPSPSHSASSRAEVRGSRASPCTNISKQQPIGNNTTNHNTPLSAATTTCVSTITNTVTTANTIAHRDMVACSLTGRNNNSPRGHSPNRERDSYSNVSSLSRGSITPVSVPNTSSPANSSLPAYTKPQGWIGSSTTSQLSPATATSVPRPTPPPVPLGMHTFPPPMFAAPLPPPVSSSSPHTSLPSLPPPTTNPNPFSAESLFQTRVTHVAGQADLLRRELDNRFLASQDRNVGVAVGNLGPPPYLRTEMHHHQHQHTHVHQHTTPLLPPTAATTLFPPPIFKDIPKLGGVESPFFRGNLNLSSYSGFNTGLLHPGIGPPSTPFVPPNHLTSFAPKKSGKWNAMHVRIAWEIYHHQQKQQAEAKAGSVVNTKTELLRPPGHLYPGAPGTGLGIGAPSMAPPFPTNIPPAHPAPPPPHPVGFLSTPASHLGTGMSPFGRYPSTFGAPNPNFPGLSSFPPSREMPPLGGLGSVHDPWRGLQRASTGFPPTTAVSWNLKPEPPAIDRRAELEERERERERERERERERERERERERERIRREKEREREEQRERERREREKEEKRKQQEAAERERERRDKERREMERREMERERLLHQNRQHVVVGRERSPLRNGSATIESGEVRVKEEPRSKDDEVVMLPRPPGPGPGAVSATGPGPSPLPETRYHHPHPHSYLARHPHSMPAPHSMPRSMLPGLSAHPMQHFPPPSAPTGQPGGPWPGDPFRDYRYDPLQQLRYNPLMAAAAFRAEEEERAKLYAGYPPPPVNTLRSKDPSPGPLSNLHMHHRAGPGPGVPTRQLEPALMHADIHKKEDASQSR
- the LOC122572325 gene encoding autism susceptibility gene 2 protein-like isoform X3, coding for MEIEAKQRNQRNRRRERAQRMLAQRESLASAKQQQQQQQQQTRQRPNDEEDSHSGEDEDPAAGLGLGLARTGHPRDSHSRPPRPPRPPRPRKKSSLAAANQKEPPFEEDIIDGFAILAFRTYEELESAIKLAGKNNVKKLHTLLSIVEEKPKVDIGQNNRHNEHHIKNHFKHNHYTHNSILTPSTINQGLDAGTSDDSGRASEQLHGPGIPRDCQDADSSRDHLSDASSHCSSGKGYICDSEGEDDKGSDAESILFESSTPPPLARKYELPSSSPHVLPPANGAGGSPPDTGGQISNPATDAPAPIPPPVPASAPVPTAPSPPSPTLPPHISQPPMTSPLAANPRAIAPQQRPASPALPPPSLPQQPHTTIPALHPPNVPLVSSSHTTSPAVASLGVTPAAPSNGATTTSYPPSIPMAAYPQTQPSYPPLYTPYTALNHSPYLPPAVPSPSHSASSRAEVRGSRASPCTNISKQQPIGNNTTNHNTPLSAATTTCVSTITNTVTTANTIAHRDMVACSLTGRNNNSPRGHSPNRERDSYSSNVSSLSRGSITPVSVPNTSSPANSSLPAYTKPQGWIGSSTTSQLSPATATSVPRPTPPPVPLGMHTFPPPMFAAPLPPPVSSSSPHTSLPSLPPPTTNPNPFSAESLFQTSQADLLRRELDNRFLASQDRNVGVAVGNLGPPPYLRTEMHHHQHQHTHVHQHTTPLLPPTAATTLFPPPIFKDIPKLGGVESPFFRGNLNLSSYSGFNTGLLHPGIGPPSTPFVPPNHLTSFAPKKSGKWNAMHVRIAWEIYHHQQKQQAEAKAGSVVNTKTELLRPPGHLYPGAPGTGLGIGAPSMAPPFPTNIPPAHPAPPPPHPVGFLSTPASHLGTGMSPFGRYPSTFGAPNPNFPGLSSFPPSREMPPLGGLGSVHDPWRGLQRASTGFPPTTAVSWNLKPEPPAIDRRAELEERERERERERERERERERERERERERIRREKEREREEQRERERREREKEEKRKQQEAAERERERRDKERREMERREMERERLLHQNRQHVVVGRERSPLRNGSATIESGEVRVKEEPRSKDDEVVMLPRPPGPGPGAVSATGPGPSPLPETRYHHPHPHSYLARHPHSMPAPHSMPRSMLPGLSAHPMQHFPPPSAPTGQPGGPWPGDPFRDYRYDPLQQLRYNPLMAAAAFRAEEEERAKLYAGYPPPPVNTLRSKDPSPGPLSNLHMHHRAGPGPGVPTRQLEPALMHADIHKKEDASQSR
- the LOC122572325 gene encoding autism susceptibility gene 2 protein homolog isoform X1 yields the protein MEIEAKQRNQRNRRRERAQRMLAQRESLASAKQQQQQQQQQTRQRPNDEEDSHSGEDEDPAAGLGLGLARTGHPRDSHSRPPRPPRPPRPRKKSSLAAANQKEPPFEEDIIDGFAILAFRTYEELESAIKLAGKNNVKKLHTLLSIVEEKPKVDIGQNNRHNEHHIKNHFKHNHYTHNSILTPSTINQGLDAGTSDDSGRASEQLHGPGIPRDCQDADSSRDHLSDASSHCSSGKGYICDSEGEDDKGSDAESILFESSTPPPLARKYELPSSSPHVLPPANGAGGSPPDTGGQISNPATDAPAPIPPPVPASAPVPTAPSPPSPTLPPHISQPPMTSPLAANPRAIAPQQRPASPALPPPSLPQQPHTTIPALHPPNVPLVSSSHTTSPAVASLGVTPAAPSNGATTTSYPPSIPMAAYPQTQPSYPPLYTPYTALNHSPYLPPAVPSPSHSASSRAEVRGSRASPCTNISKQQPIGNNTTNHNTPLSAATTTCVSTITNTVTTANTIAHRDMVACSLTGRNNNSPRGHSPNRERDSYSSNVSSLSRGSITPVSVPNTSSPANSSLPAYTKPQGWIGSSTTSQLSPATATSVPRPTPPPVPLGMHTFPPPMFAAPLPPPVSSSSPHTSLPSLPPPTTNPNPFSAESLFQTRVTHVAGQADLLRRELDNRFLASQDRNVGVAVGNLGPPPYLRTEMHHHQHQHTHVHQHTTPLLPPTAATTLFPPPIFKDIPKLGGVESPFFRGNLNLSSYSGFNTGLLHPGIGPPSTPFVPPNHLTSFAPKKSGKWNAMHVRIAWEIYHHQQKQQAEAKAGSVVNTKTELLRPPGHLYPGAPGTGLGIGAPSMAPPFPTNIPPAHPAPPPPHPVGFLSTPASHLGTGMSPFGRYPSTFGAPNPNFPGLSSFPPSREMPPLGGLGSVHDPWRGLQRASTGFPPTTAVSWNLKPEPPAIDRRAELEERERERERERERERERERERERERERIRREKEREREEQRERERREREKEEKRKQQEAAERERERRDKERREMERREMERERLLHQNRQHVVVGRERSPLRNGSATIESGEVRVKEEPRSKDDEVVMLPRPPGPGPGAVSATGPGPSPLPETRYHHPHPHSYLARHPHSMPAPHSMPRSMLPGLSAHPMQHFPPPSAPTGQPGGPWPGDPFRDYRYDPLQQLRYNPLMAAAAFRAEEEERAKLYAGYPPPPVNTLRSKDPSPGPLSNLHMHHRAGPGPGVPTRQLEPALMHADIHKKEDASQSR
- the LOC122572325 gene encoding fibrosin-1-like protein isoform X4, which encodes MEIEAKQRNQRNRRRERAQRMLAQRESLASAKQQQQQQQQQTRQRPNDEEDSHSGEDEDPAAGLGLGLARTGHPRDSHSRPPRPPRPPRPRKKSSLAAANQKEPPFEEDIIDGFAILAFRTYEELESAIKLAGKNNVKKLHTLLSIVEEKPKVDIGQNNRHNEHHIKNHFKHNHYTHNSILTPSTINQGLDAGTSDDSGRASEQLHGPGIPRDCQDADSSRDHLSDASSHCSSGKGYICDSEGEDDKGSDAESILFESSTPPPLARKYELPSSSPHVLPPANGAGGSPPDTGGQISNPATDAPAPIPPPVPASAPVPTAPSPPSPTLPPHISQPPMTSPLAANPRAIAPQQRPASPALPPPSLPQQPHTTIPALHPPNVPLVSSSHTTSPAVASLGVTPAAPSNGATTTSYPPSIPMAAYPQTQPSYPPLYTPYTALNHSPYLPPAVPSPSHSASSRAEVRGSRASPCTNISKQQPIGNNTTNHNTPLSAATTTCVSTITNTVTTANTIAHRDMVACSLTGRNNNSPRGHSPNRERDSYSSNVSSLSRGSITPVSVPNTSSPANSSLPAYTKPQGWIGSSTTSQLSPATATSVPRPTPPPVPLGMHTFPPPMFAAPLPPPVSSSSPHTSLPSLPPPTTNPNPFSAESLFQTNRNVGVAVGNLGPPPYLRTEMHHHQHQHTHVHQHTTPLLPPTAATTLFPPPIFKDIPKLGGVESPFFRGNLNLSSYSGFNTGLLHPGIGPPSTPFVPPNHLTSFAPKKSGKWNAMHVRIAWEIYHHQQKQQAEAKAGSVVNTKTELLRPPGHLYPGAPGTGLGIGAPSMAPPFPTNIPPAHPAPPPPHPVGFLSTPASHLGTGMSPFGRYPSTFGAPNPNFPGLSSFPPSREMPPLGGLGSVHDPWRGLQRASTGFPPTTAVSWNLKPEPPAIDRRAELEERERERERERERERERERERERERERIRREKEREREEQRERERREREKEEKRKQQEAAERERERRDKERREMERREMERERLLHQNRQHVVVGRERSPLRNGSATIESGEVRVKEEPRSKDDEVVMLPRPPGPGPGAVSATGPGPSPLPETRYHHPHPHSYLARHPHSMPAPHSMPRSMLPGLSAHPMQHFPPPSAPTGQPGGPWPGDPFRDYRYDPLQQLRYNPLMAAAAFRAEEEERAKLYAGYPPPPVNTLRSKDPSPGPLSNLHMHHRAGPGPGVPTRQLEPALMHADIHKKEDASQSR
- the LOC122572325 gene encoding autism susceptibility gene 2 protein-like isoform X5, with the translated sequence MSGFYLAIYFPSGVHNVSAIKLAGKNNVKKLHTLLSIVEEKPKVDIGQNNRHNEHHIKNHFKHNHYTHNSILTPSTINQGLDAGTSDDSGRASEQLHGPGIPRDCQDADSSRDHLSDASSHCSSGKGYICDSEGEDDKGSDAESILFESSTPPPLARKYELPSSSPHVLPPANGAGGSPPDTGGQISNPATDAPAPIPPPVPASAPVPTAPSPPSPTLPPHISQPPMTSPLAANPRAIAPQQRPASPALPPPSLPQQPHTTIPALHPPNVPLVSSSHTTSPAVASLGVTPAAPSNGATTTSYPPSIPMAAYPQTQPSYPPLYTPYTALNHSPYLPPAVPSPSHSASSRAEVRGSRASPCTNISKQQPIGNNTTNHNTPLSAATTTCVSTITNTVTTANTIAHRDMVACSLTGRNNNSPRGHSPNRERDSYSSNVSSLSRGSITPVSVPNTSSPANSSLPAYTKPQGWIGSSTTSQLSPATATSVPRPTPPPVPLGMHTFPPPMFAAPLPPPVSSSSPHTSLPSLPPPTTNPNPFSAESLFQTRVTHVAGQADLLRRELDNRFLASQDRNVGVAVGNLGPPPYLRTEMHHHQHQHTHVHQHTTPLLPPTAATTLFPPPIFKDIPKLGGVESPFFRGNLNLSSYSGFNTGLLHPGIGPPSTPFVPPNHLTSFAPKKSGKWNAMHVRIAWEIYHHQQKQQAEAKAGSVVNTKTELLRPPGHLYPGAPGTGLGIGAPSMAPPFPTNIPPAHPAPPPPHPVGFLSTPASHLGTGMSPFGRYPSTFGAPNPNFPGLSSFPPSREMPPLGGLGSVHDPWRGLQRASTGFPPTTAVSWNLKPEPPAIDRRAELEERERERERERERERERERERERERERIRREKEREREEQRERERREREKEEKRKQQEAAERERERRDKERREMERREMERERLLHQNRQHVVVGRERSPLRNGSATIESGEVRVKEEPRSKDDEVVMLPRPPGPGPGAVSATGPGPSPLPETRYHHPHPHSYLARHPHSMPAPHSMPRSMLPGLSAHPMQHFPPPSAPTGQPGGPWPGDPFRDYRYDPLQQLRYNPLMAAAAFRAEEEERAKLYAGYPPPPVNTLRSKDPSPGPLSNLHMHHRAGPGPGVPTRQLEPALMHADIHKKEDASQSR